AAGGAGCAAACGCCATGACGGCGCTGACCCTGACCAATGTCAATAAGTCCTTTGGCGCTGTTCATGTTCTGAAGGACATAAATCTGGATGTCGAAGACGGCGAGTTTGTCGTGTTTGTCGGCCCGTCTGGCTGCGGCAAGTCCACTTTGCTGCGGGTGATTGCCGGCCTGGAGGATGTCTCCTCCGGCGAGGTGCAGATTGGCGGTGAAGTGGTCAACACCACGCCGCCGTCGAAACGTGGCATCGCCATGGTGTTCCAGAGCTACGCGCTTTATCCCCATCTCAACGTGCGCAACAACATGACGCTGGCCCTGAAACAGGAGCGCCAGAGCAAGGAAATCATCGAGCAGCGGGTTGCCGAAGCGACCCGCATGCTGAACCTGGAAGAGTATCTGGACCGTTATCCGTCCGAGCTCTCCGGCGGCCAGCGTCAGCGTGTCGCCATCGGCCGGGCCATCGTGCGGCACCCGAAACTGTTTCTGTTCGATGAACCACTTTCCAACCTCGACGCGGCGCTGCGCATGAACACGCGCCTGGAAATTGCCAACCTGCATCAGCAGCTGAAGACCTCGATGATCTATGTCACCCATGACCAGTCGGAAGCCATGACGCTGGCCGACAAGATCGTGGTCCTGCGGGCTGGGCGGATCGAGCAGGTCGGCAGCCCGATGGAGCTTTACAACAACCCGGCCAACAAGTTCGTCGCCGGTTTCCTCGGCTCCCCGGCCATGAATTTCCTGCCGGCAGGCCTGGTCAGTGAAGGCGACGATCGGACCCTTGGCGTGCGCCCCGAAGATCTTTTCCTGACCGATCAGGGCGTTCTCAAGGCCTCTGTCCAGCACGTGGAGCAACTGGGCGGCGACACCAATGTGATCGCCCGGGTCAAGGATCACCAGATCACCGCGCGCCTCTTCGGTCAGCATGCCGTTGAACCGGGCAGCGAACTGAGCTTCGGTATCTCGGAGGGCAAGTCCTACTATTTCGACCAGGACGGGGCGCGGCTGAGCGCTTGAGTTTCAGTCTGCTCCCACTCTCTCGATTATCATTCCGGACAAGTGAGGCGCAGCCGAACGCTTATCCGGAACCCAGAGATGTTTGTGCTGAAGGCACACCGAATTGATTTCGCCTGAAAAGTAAGTTCGCTGTGCTCACGCTGATGTCTGGGTTCCGGATCTGCGCGCAACCAAAGTTGCACTTGTCCGGAATGACGATGGAGAGATTGAGCTTCGCGACAAAAAAGCCCTCCCGGTCTCCCGGGAGGGCTTTTGTTTGTTCAGGCCTGAGAGGGCCTAGCTGATCTGGGTCAGCAGCTTGTCGAGGCTTGCCTTGGCATCGCCGTAGTACATGCGCGTGTTCTCCTTGTAGAACAGCGGGTTCTCGATGCCGGAATAACCGGTACCCTGACCGCGCTTGGAGACGAACACCTGCTTGGATTTCCAGACTTCCAGGACCGGCATGCCGGCAATCGGGGAGTTCGGATCTTCCTGGGCCGCCGGATTGACGATGTCGTTGGAGCCGATGACGATGGCGACATCCGTTTCCGGGAAGTCCTCGTTGATCTCGTCCATCTCCAGAACGATGTCATACGGCACCTTGGCTTCGGCCAGAAGCACGTTCATGTGGCCCGGAAGCCGGCCGGCGACAGGGTGGATCGCAAAGCGCACTTCCTTGCCCTTGGCGCGCAGGCGCCGGGTCAGTTCGGCGACATTCTGCTGCGCCTGGGCGACCGCCATGCCGTAGCCCGGAACGATGATGACGCTGTCGGCATCTTCCAGAGCGGCCACGACGCCGTCGCTGTCGATGGCGATCTGTTCGCCTTCCACTTCCATGGCCGGCC
This genomic interval from Labrenzia sp. VG12 contains the following:
- a CDS encoding ABC transporter ATP-binding protein, producing the protein MTALTLTNVNKSFGAVHVLKDINLDVEDGEFVVFVGPSGCGKSTLLRVIAGLEDVSSGEVQIGGEVVNTTPPSKRGIAMVFQSYALYPHLNVRNNMTLALKQERQSKEIIEQRVAEATRMLNLEEYLDRYPSELSGGQRQRVAIGRAIVRHPKLFLFDEPLSNLDAALRMNTRLEIANLHQQLKTSMIYVTHDQSEAMTLADKIVVLRAGRIEQVGSPMELYNNPANKFVAGFLGSPAMNFLPAGLVSEGDDRTLGVRPEDLFLTDQGVLKASVQHVEQLGGDTNVIARVKDHQITARLFGQHAVEPGSELSFGISEGKSYYFDQDGARLSA